Proteins encoded by one window of Oreochromis niloticus isolate F11D_XX linkage group LG17, O_niloticus_UMD_NMBU, whole genome shotgun sequence:
- the ankmy1 gene encoding ankyrin repeat and MYND domain-containing protein 1 isoform X2: protein MLSTTFTGVAPAAGRGGAEPVTTPGSVRQSNHRGGARVGREISEGIGVQEWPDGSKYEGEFVNGLKHGKGRYSWTNGEYYEGSFYKDYKHGDGLYCWPTGQKFIGKFYLNRREGYGQQVFSDGAVFQGLYHMDQRFGPGVLKYPDGREDVGLWLKDHLLRLCTPLEEGFSLKNCPEYSAYMDPSVTEKSLTQSISGGLQQQKRTHSEVDEDRDLLLDEIFIYPPGMESYSTDGDHLPLPPGRRTELDRHFYGELWEPDAHPYQGYERDPLSTMPLQARLQAHIHNHRLQAENVGWDTAAVLSMNRDSFGPKGPLEVSSELLIQHSSKGDLIAVSQILRTGLVYPDVADSHGHTALIAATVNCHNDVIHLLLDMGVDIDKLNCEGMSALAVCHVLYYPFQSLHITGAEPPARNQISQVDPNMDTLLINNLSDQSIEEPTEHISLHNREASSDSELLSERRVGLNEPDCVAHAEHTQGEQRTEEGEDRHCEETESMRSKGKQRKTESRCDQRGERGVSEVEGTEREFKRREKKDERGESAETNELSKDHLEEESCVEDEEDVEDTEGSDESGKEDVSFVERSIQVLDGHIKLGTVQWKGAQAKQGKDLTSKQSFDSTCSLRSYEIQVTDKMIQLAAEALSRTGVSMHCSTQETVRKMAAMKIEHRIRLGTMKLLLDRGADPNAARVPMPVLFLAIMAADTENVRKLLLCRARTDIPLPPERKGLYPLHVAAALPGSAGPRITQLLLHAITDPDVRACDQDEIYEPDRISTKATETLNTSPHLKEGGRTALHFACQRESDYRNASEVVAILLSHRASTDLLWSGHSPLSLAIASGNDMAVDELLNGGADPNLPLGWRVGSALCALTNINYHLVGHRIKLLDTLTKAGADILMPVTVCGIVGTAVDYGRYSFRQDSHIAYTPFHALSIRERKIFEARQKLLSKMEDLMRQVAAERETGGVFSKKALASNKSLPGEKVDHRKPVLKFCFQCGRSVSVNLTPGRHCNKVFYCSRTCKLNSWEERHKKECVQVSASVDSAQKSDVSKTQRSPRALSAILKSKAVPRPLSVQFKSQTELTLLSKAEKKLESQSQVSLRENYSHN from the exons ATGCTGTCGACGACCTTCACAGGTGTGGCACCGGCTGCGGGGCGAGGAGGCGCGGAGCCGGTTACGACACCGGGGTCAGTTAGACAAAGCAACCACCGCGGAGGTGCTCGGGTCGGCAGGGAGATATCAGAAGGAATCGGTGTTCAGGAGTGGCCCGACGGCTCCAAGTATGAGGGAGAGTTTGTAAACGGCCTCAAACACGGCAAAGGAAGGTACAGCTGGACAAATGGAGAG TACTATGAGGGCTCTTTCTACAAAGACTACAAGCATGGAGATGGACTGTATTGCTGGCCCACGGGCCAAAAGTTCATTGGCAAGTTCTACCTCAACAGAAGGGAGGGATATGGTCAGCAAGTGTTCTCCGATGGAGCCGTCTTTCAG GGCTTGTACCACATGGATCAGAGGTTTGGTCCAGGTGTGCTCAAATATCCAGATGGGCGAGAGGATGTGGGTCTGTGGCTCAAGGACCACCTGCTAAGGCTCTGTACCCCTTTGGAAGAGGGATTTAGCCTGAAGAATTGTCCTGAATATTCTGCCTACATGGATCCATCAGTCACTGAAAAATCCCTGACTCAG TCTATCTCTGGTGGTCTACAGCAACAAAAAAGGACACACTCCGAG GTGGATGAAGACAGAGATTTGCTGTTAGATGAGATTTTCATCTATCCACCCGGCATGGAGAGTTACTCAACAGATGGGGACCACTTGCCACTCCCTCCTGGTCGAAGAACAGAGCTGGATCGACATTTTTATGGCGAGCTGTGGGAGCCGGACGCTCATCCTTACCAAGGCTATGAAAGAGACCCACTGTCCACAATGCCATTACAGGCCCGCCTGCAAGCTCACATACACAACCACAG gtTGCAGGCTGAAAATGTGGGCTGGGACACGGCAGCCGTTCTCTCTATGAACAGGGACAGTTTTGGTCCTAAAGGGCCTTTGGAAGTCAGTTCAGAATTGCTGATCCAGCACTCCTCCAAAGGAGACCTGATCGCTGTATCACAGATCCTCAGGACTGGTTTGGTCTACCCTGATGTAGCAGATTCGCACGGACACACAGCTCTGATCGCTGCCACC GTAAACTGCCATAATGATGTGATCCACCTGTTGTTGGATATGGGTGTTGATATTGACAAGCTAAACTGTGAAGGCATGTCTGCCCTGGCTGTGTGTCATGTCCTCTACTATCCGTTTCAATCTCTGCACATCACTGGAGCTGAACCACCTGCTAGAAACCAA ATCAGCCAAGTCGACCCCAATATGGACACATTGTTAATTAACAACCTCTCTGACCA ATCAATAGAAGAACCAACTGAACACATTTCACTTCACAACCGTGAAGCATCCAGTGACAGCGAACTCCTCTCTGAGCGCAGGGTCGGGCTGAATGAACCTGATTGTGTCGCACACGCTGAACACACACAGGGGGAGCAGAGGACAGAGGAAGGAGAGGACAGACACTGTGAGGAGACAGAAAGCATGAGGAGCAAAGGGaagcaaagaaagacagagagcaGATGTGATCAGAGAGGGGAACGAGGAGTAAGTGAGGTTGAAGGTACAGAAAGAGAATTTAAAAGGAGGGAAAAGAAAGACGAACGGGGTGAGTCTGCTGAGACCAACGAGTTAAGCAAAGATCACCTGGAGGAGGAGAGTTGCGTGGAGGATGAGGAAGATGTGGAGGATACAGAGGGTAGCGATGAGAGTGGAAAAGAGGACGTGTCTTTTGTAGAACGCTCCATTCAAGTGCTGGATGGTCACATTAAACTGGGCACCGTGCAGTGGAAGGGAGCTCAAGCTAAG cAAGGCAAAGATCTGACCTCGAAGCAGAGCTTTGACTCCACTTGTTCTCTCAGAAGCTACGAGATTCAAGTCACAGACAAAATGATCCAGCTCGCTGCCGAAGCTCTGAGTCGCACAGGGGTTTCCATGCACTGCAGCACGCAGGAGACAGTACGCAAAATGGCTGCTATGAAAATAGA GCACCGCATTCGTTTGGGCACCATGAAACTGTTGTTGGACCGTGGCGCTGATCCCAACGCGGCCAGGGTCCCCATGCCCGTGCTCTTTTTAGCCATTATGGCAGCTGACACCGAGAATGTGAGGAAACTGCTGCTGTGCAGAGCTCGCACTGACATCCCTCTTCCACCAGAG AGGAAAGGCCTGTATCCACTGCATGTAGCTGCAGCACTGCCGGGTTCAGCAGGTCCCAGAATCACGCAGTTGCTGCTGCACGCCATCACCGACCCAGACGTACGGGCGTGCGACCAGGACGAGATCTACGAACCAGACAGG ATTTCCACAAAGGCCACAGAAACACTAAATACCAGCCCACATCTCAAAGAAGGAGGCCGCACCGCTCTACATTTTGCCTGCCAGAGAGAAAGTGACTACAGG AATGCCAGTGAAGTGGTTGCCATCTTGCTCTCCCACAGAGCCAGTACAGACCTTCTCTGGAGTGGCCACTCACCTCTCTCCTTGGCTATAGCAAGTGGCAATGACATG GCGGTAGACGAGCTGTTGAATGGAGGTGCAGATCCCAACCTACCCCTGGGCTGGAGGGTGGGCAGCGCGCTTTGTGCCCTCACTAACATCAACTACCACCTTGTTGGCCACAGAATTAAGCTG TTGGACACGTTAACTAAGGCTGGAGCTGATATCTTGATGCCAGTTACAGTGTGTGGCATTGTGGGAACTGCAGTCGATTATGGACGCTACTCCTTCAGACAG GACTCACATATTGCTTATACTCCTTTCCACGCTCTGAGCATTCGGGAGAGAAAAATATTCGAAGCACGGCAAAAGCTGCTGAGCAAGATGGAAGACTTGATGAGGCAGGTTGCTGCTGAGAGGGAAACTG GAGGCGTTTTCTCCAAGAAGGCCCTTGCCAGCAATAAAAGCCTACCAGGGGAAAAAGTAGACCACAG GAAACCAGTGTTAAAGTTCTGCTTTCAGTGCGGTCGCTCCGTGTCCGTGAATCTGACCCCGGGCAGACACTGCAACAAGGTCTTCTACTGCTCCAGGACCTGCAAGCTCAACTCCTGGGAAGAAAGACACAAGAAAGAGTGCGTCCAGGTGTCAG CATCTGTTGACAGTGCCCAGAAAAGTGATGTATCAAAAACCCAAAGAAGTCCCAGGGCTTTGTCTGCCATCTTGAAATCCAAAGCAGTCCCAAGGCCACTGAGTGTCCAGTTCAAATCCCAAACAGAACTAACGCTGTTGAGCAAGGCAGAGAAAAAGCTGGAGAGCCAAAGCCAAGTCAGTCTGAGGGAAAACTACAGCCACAACTGA
- the ankmy1 gene encoding ankyrin repeat and MYND domain-containing protein 1 isoform X1, translated as MLSTTFTGVAPAAGRGGAEPVTTPGSVRQSNHRGGARVGREISEGIGVQEWPDGSKYEGEFVNGLKHGKGRYSWTNGEYYEGSFYKDYKHGDGLYCWPTGQKFIGKFYLNRREGYGQQVFSDGAVFQGLYHMDQRFGPGVLKYPDGREDVGLWLKDHLLRLCTPLEEGFSLKNCPEYSAYMDPSVTEKSLTQSISGGLQQQKRTHSEVDEDRDLLLDEIFIYPPGMESYSTDGDHLPLPPGRRTELDRHFYGELWEPDAHPYQGYERDPLSTMPLQARLQAHIHNHRLQAENVGWDTAAVLSMNRDSFGPKGPLEVSSELLIQHSSKGDLIAVSQILRTGLVYPDVADSHGHTALIAATVNCHNDVIHLLLDMGVDIDKLNCEGMSALAVCHVLYYPFQSLHITGAEPPARNQISQVDPNMDTLLINNLSDQSIEEPTEHISLHNREASSDSELLSERRVGLNEPDCVAHAEHTQGEQRTEEGEDRHCEETESMRSKGKQRKTESRCDQRGERGVSEVEGTEREFKRREKKDERGESAETNELSKDHLEEESCVEDEEDVEDTEGSDESGKEDVSFVERSIQVLDGHIKLGTVQWKGAQAKQGKDLTSKQSFDSTCSLRSYEIQVTDKMIQLAAEALSRTGVSMHCSTQETVRKMAAMKIEHRIRLGTMKLLLDRGADPNAARVPMPVLFLAIMAADTENVRKLLLCRARTDIPLPPERKGLYPLHVAAALPGSAGPRITQLLLHAITDPDVRACDQDEIYEPDRISTKATETLNTSPHLKEGGRTALHFACQRESDYRNASEVVAILLSHRASTDLLWSGHSPLSLAIASGNDMAVDELLNGGADPNLPLGWRVGSALCALTNINYHLVGHRIKLLDTLTKAGADILMPVTVCGIVGTAVDYGRYSFRQDSHIAYTPFHALSIRERKIFEARQKLLSKMEDLMRQVAAERETAGGVFSKKALASNKSLPGEKVDHRKPVLKFCFQCGRSVSVNLTPGRHCNKVFYCSRTCKLNSWEERHKKECVQVSASVDSAQKSDVSKTQRSPRALSAILKSKAVPRPLSVQFKSQTELTLLSKAEKKLESQSQVSLRENYSHN; from the exons ATGCTGTCGACGACCTTCACAGGTGTGGCACCGGCTGCGGGGCGAGGAGGCGCGGAGCCGGTTACGACACCGGGGTCAGTTAGACAAAGCAACCACCGCGGAGGTGCTCGGGTCGGCAGGGAGATATCAGAAGGAATCGGTGTTCAGGAGTGGCCCGACGGCTCCAAGTATGAGGGAGAGTTTGTAAACGGCCTCAAACACGGCAAAGGAAGGTACAGCTGGACAAATGGAGAG TACTATGAGGGCTCTTTCTACAAAGACTACAAGCATGGAGATGGACTGTATTGCTGGCCCACGGGCCAAAAGTTCATTGGCAAGTTCTACCTCAACAGAAGGGAGGGATATGGTCAGCAAGTGTTCTCCGATGGAGCCGTCTTTCAG GGCTTGTACCACATGGATCAGAGGTTTGGTCCAGGTGTGCTCAAATATCCAGATGGGCGAGAGGATGTGGGTCTGTGGCTCAAGGACCACCTGCTAAGGCTCTGTACCCCTTTGGAAGAGGGATTTAGCCTGAAGAATTGTCCTGAATATTCTGCCTACATGGATCCATCAGTCACTGAAAAATCCCTGACTCAG TCTATCTCTGGTGGTCTACAGCAACAAAAAAGGACACACTCCGAG GTGGATGAAGACAGAGATTTGCTGTTAGATGAGATTTTCATCTATCCACCCGGCATGGAGAGTTACTCAACAGATGGGGACCACTTGCCACTCCCTCCTGGTCGAAGAACAGAGCTGGATCGACATTTTTATGGCGAGCTGTGGGAGCCGGACGCTCATCCTTACCAAGGCTATGAAAGAGACCCACTGTCCACAATGCCATTACAGGCCCGCCTGCAAGCTCACATACACAACCACAG gtTGCAGGCTGAAAATGTGGGCTGGGACACGGCAGCCGTTCTCTCTATGAACAGGGACAGTTTTGGTCCTAAAGGGCCTTTGGAAGTCAGTTCAGAATTGCTGATCCAGCACTCCTCCAAAGGAGACCTGATCGCTGTATCACAGATCCTCAGGACTGGTTTGGTCTACCCTGATGTAGCAGATTCGCACGGACACACAGCTCTGATCGCTGCCACC GTAAACTGCCATAATGATGTGATCCACCTGTTGTTGGATATGGGTGTTGATATTGACAAGCTAAACTGTGAAGGCATGTCTGCCCTGGCTGTGTGTCATGTCCTCTACTATCCGTTTCAATCTCTGCACATCACTGGAGCTGAACCACCTGCTAGAAACCAA ATCAGCCAAGTCGACCCCAATATGGACACATTGTTAATTAACAACCTCTCTGACCA ATCAATAGAAGAACCAACTGAACACATTTCACTTCACAACCGTGAAGCATCCAGTGACAGCGAACTCCTCTCTGAGCGCAGGGTCGGGCTGAATGAACCTGATTGTGTCGCACACGCTGAACACACACAGGGGGAGCAGAGGACAGAGGAAGGAGAGGACAGACACTGTGAGGAGACAGAAAGCATGAGGAGCAAAGGGaagcaaagaaagacagagagcaGATGTGATCAGAGAGGGGAACGAGGAGTAAGTGAGGTTGAAGGTACAGAAAGAGAATTTAAAAGGAGGGAAAAGAAAGACGAACGGGGTGAGTCTGCTGAGACCAACGAGTTAAGCAAAGATCACCTGGAGGAGGAGAGTTGCGTGGAGGATGAGGAAGATGTGGAGGATACAGAGGGTAGCGATGAGAGTGGAAAAGAGGACGTGTCTTTTGTAGAACGCTCCATTCAAGTGCTGGATGGTCACATTAAACTGGGCACCGTGCAGTGGAAGGGAGCTCAAGCTAAG cAAGGCAAAGATCTGACCTCGAAGCAGAGCTTTGACTCCACTTGTTCTCTCAGAAGCTACGAGATTCAAGTCACAGACAAAATGATCCAGCTCGCTGCCGAAGCTCTGAGTCGCACAGGGGTTTCCATGCACTGCAGCACGCAGGAGACAGTACGCAAAATGGCTGCTATGAAAATAGA GCACCGCATTCGTTTGGGCACCATGAAACTGTTGTTGGACCGTGGCGCTGATCCCAACGCGGCCAGGGTCCCCATGCCCGTGCTCTTTTTAGCCATTATGGCAGCTGACACCGAGAATGTGAGGAAACTGCTGCTGTGCAGAGCTCGCACTGACATCCCTCTTCCACCAGAG AGGAAAGGCCTGTATCCACTGCATGTAGCTGCAGCACTGCCGGGTTCAGCAGGTCCCAGAATCACGCAGTTGCTGCTGCACGCCATCACCGACCCAGACGTACGGGCGTGCGACCAGGACGAGATCTACGAACCAGACAGG ATTTCCACAAAGGCCACAGAAACACTAAATACCAGCCCACATCTCAAAGAAGGAGGCCGCACCGCTCTACATTTTGCCTGCCAGAGAGAAAGTGACTACAGG AATGCCAGTGAAGTGGTTGCCATCTTGCTCTCCCACAGAGCCAGTACAGACCTTCTCTGGAGTGGCCACTCACCTCTCTCCTTGGCTATAGCAAGTGGCAATGACATG GCGGTAGACGAGCTGTTGAATGGAGGTGCAGATCCCAACCTACCCCTGGGCTGGAGGGTGGGCAGCGCGCTTTGTGCCCTCACTAACATCAACTACCACCTTGTTGGCCACAGAATTAAGCTG TTGGACACGTTAACTAAGGCTGGAGCTGATATCTTGATGCCAGTTACAGTGTGTGGCATTGTGGGAACTGCAGTCGATTATGGACGCTACTCCTTCAGACAG GACTCACATATTGCTTATACTCCTTTCCACGCTCTGAGCATTCGGGAGAGAAAAATATTCGAAGCACGGCAAAAGCTGCTGAGCAAGATGGAAGACTTGATGAGGCAGGTTGCTGCTGAGAGGGAAACTG CAGGAGGCGTTTTCTCCAAGAAGGCCCTTGCCAGCAATAAAAGCCTACCAGGGGAAAAAGTAGACCACAG GAAACCAGTGTTAAAGTTCTGCTTTCAGTGCGGTCGCTCCGTGTCCGTGAATCTGACCCCGGGCAGACACTGCAACAAGGTCTTCTACTGCTCCAGGACCTGCAAGCTCAACTCCTGGGAAGAAAGACACAAGAAAGAGTGCGTCCAGGTGTCAG CATCTGTTGACAGTGCCCAGAAAAGTGATGTATCAAAAACCCAAAGAAGTCCCAGGGCTTTGTCTGCCATCTTGAAATCCAAAGCAGTCCCAAGGCCACTGAGTGTCCAGTTCAAATCCCAAACAGAACTAACGCTGTTGAGCAAGGCAGAGAAAAAGCTGGAGAGCCAAAGCCAAGTCAGTCTGAGGGAAAACTACAGCCACAACTGA
- the lamp3 gene encoding lysosome-associated membrane glycoprotein 3 encodes MAILVCLLTTMLKAHRGGWCLFFLAAVIPGVHFQSTNGSIQPALDSELHAKGRIYRPVLQPSEATPQIGKYVRKDPQGKPCIRISMGAEFLVTENKKTWYFDLDPSRVEVTGYCGKEEAVLSLTLPDNGASLQFKFKKEKNVFYVIEMNAHLSPMPVCKDCSNKTYKGVLAHEKLFKTANGRSFTCKSENLLLMSSELKIKLVPVKMQAFDLSHGQYGKEVECWADYNKRIIPIVIGAAVVCLILIIVMSFLVVRDRRRDGYERI; translated from the exons ATGGCTATTCTCGTTTGTCTTCTAACTACGATGCTAAAAGCTCACCGAGGTGGATGGTGTCTTTTCTTCCTGGCTGCTGTTATTCCAG GTGTCCACTTTCAGAGCACTAACGGCTCCATCCAGCCTGCTTTGGACTCTGAGCTTCATGCCAAGGGTCGGATCTACCGGCCGGTCCTGCAGCCATCTGAGGCCACTCCTCAAATAG GAAAGTATGTGAGAAAAGACCCTCAAGGGAAACCCTGCATCAGAATTTCCATGGGAGCAGAGTTCTTGGTCACTGAAAACAAG AAAACCTGGTATTTTGACCTGGACCCATCCAGAGTTGAGGTCACTGGTTACTGTGGCAAAGAAGAGGctgttctctctctcacactgcCAGACAATGGTGCCAGCCTGCAGTTCAAATTCAAAAAG GAGAAGAATGTTTTCTACGTCATCGAGATGAATGCTCATTTGTCTCCCATGCCTGTCTGCAAAGACTGTTCCA ACAAGACTTACAAAGGTGTGTTGGCCCATGAAAAGCTGTTCAAAACTGCTAACGGTCGAAGCTTCACGTGCAAGTCTGAGAATCTGCTTTTGATGTCGTCTGAGCTGAAGATCAAGCTGGTTCCTGTGAAGATGCAGGCCTTCGACCTGTCCCATGGACAGTACGGAAAAG AGGTGGAGTGCTGGGCTGACTATAACAAGAGGATCATTCCCATCGTCATTGGGGCAGCCGTCGTGTGTCTCATCCTTATCATTGTGATGAGCTTCCTTGTGGTCAGAGATCGCCGCAGAGATGGATACGAACGGATTTGA
- the ankmy1 gene encoding ankyrin repeat and MYND domain-containing protein 1 isoform X3, whose translation MLSTTFTGVAPAAGRGGAEPVTTPGSVRQSNHRGGARVGREISEGIGVQEWPDGSKYEGEFVNGLKHGKGRYSWTNGEYYEGSFYKDYKHGDGLYCWPTGQKFIGKFYLNRREGYGQQVFSDGAVFQGLYHMDQRFGPGVLKYPDGREDVGLWLKDHLLRLCTPLEEGFSLKNCPEYSAYMDPSVTEKSLTQSISGGLQQQKRTHSEVDEDRDLLLDEIFIYPPGMESYSTDGDHLPLPPGRRTELDRHFYGELWEPDAHPYQGYERDPLSTMPLQARLQAHIHNHRLQAENVGWDTAAVLSMNRDSFGPKGPLEVSSELLIQHSSKGDLIAVSQILRTGLVYPDVADSHGHTALIAATVNCHNDVIHLLLDMGVDIDKLNCEGMSALAVCHVLYYPFQSLHITGAEPPARNQISQVDPNMDTLLINNLSDQSIEEPTEHISLHNREASSDSELLSERRVGLNEPDCVAHAEHTQGEQRTEEGEDRHCEETESMRSKGKQRKTESRCDQRGERGVSEVEGTEREFKRREKKDERGESAETNELSKDHLEEESCVEDEEDVEDTEGSDESGKEDVSFVERSIQVLDGHIKLGTVQWKGAQAKQGKDLTSKQSFDSTCSLRSYEIQVTDKMIQLAAEALSRTGVSMHCSTQETVRKMAAMKIEHRIRLGTMKLLLDRGADPNAARVPMPVLFLAIMAADTENVRKLLLCRARTDIPLPPERKGLYPLHVAAALPGSAGPRITQLLLHAITDPDVRACDQDEIYEPDRISTKATETLNTSPHLKEGGRTALHFACQRESDYRNASEVVAILLSHRASTDLLWSGHSPLSLAIASGNDMAVDELLNGGADPNLPLGWRVGSALCALTNINYHLVGHRIKLLDTLTKAGADILMPVTVCGIVGTAVDYGRYSFRQDSHIAYTPFHALSIRERKIFEARQKLLSKMEDLMRRRFLQEGPCQQ comes from the exons ATGCTGTCGACGACCTTCACAGGTGTGGCACCGGCTGCGGGGCGAGGAGGCGCGGAGCCGGTTACGACACCGGGGTCAGTTAGACAAAGCAACCACCGCGGAGGTGCTCGGGTCGGCAGGGAGATATCAGAAGGAATCGGTGTTCAGGAGTGGCCCGACGGCTCCAAGTATGAGGGAGAGTTTGTAAACGGCCTCAAACACGGCAAAGGAAGGTACAGCTGGACAAATGGAGAG TACTATGAGGGCTCTTTCTACAAAGACTACAAGCATGGAGATGGACTGTATTGCTGGCCCACGGGCCAAAAGTTCATTGGCAAGTTCTACCTCAACAGAAGGGAGGGATATGGTCAGCAAGTGTTCTCCGATGGAGCCGTCTTTCAG GGCTTGTACCACATGGATCAGAGGTTTGGTCCAGGTGTGCTCAAATATCCAGATGGGCGAGAGGATGTGGGTCTGTGGCTCAAGGACCACCTGCTAAGGCTCTGTACCCCTTTGGAAGAGGGATTTAGCCTGAAGAATTGTCCTGAATATTCTGCCTACATGGATCCATCAGTCACTGAAAAATCCCTGACTCAG TCTATCTCTGGTGGTCTACAGCAACAAAAAAGGACACACTCCGAG GTGGATGAAGACAGAGATTTGCTGTTAGATGAGATTTTCATCTATCCACCCGGCATGGAGAGTTACTCAACAGATGGGGACCACTTGCCACTCCCTCCTGGTCGAAGAACAGAGCTGGATCGACATTTTTATGGCGAGCTGTGGGAGCCGGACGCTCATCCTTACCAAGGCTATGAAAGAGACCCACTGTCCACAATGCCATTACAGGCCCGCCTGCAAGCTCACATACACAACCACAG gtTGCAGGCTGAAAATGTGGGCTGGGACACGGCAGCCGTTCTCTCTATGAACAGGGACAGTTTTGGTCCTAAAGGGCCTTTGGAAGTCAGTTCAGAATTGCTGATCCAGCACTCCTCCAAAGGAGACCTGATCGCTGTATCACAGATCCTCAGGACTGGTTTGGTCTACCCTGATGTAGCAGATTCGCACGGACACACAGCTCTGATCGCTGCCACC GTAAACTGCCATAATGATGTGATCCACCTGTTGTTGGATATGGGTGTTGATATTGACAAGCTAAACTGTGAAGGCATGTCTGCCCTGGCTGTGTGTCATGTCCTCTACTATCCGTTTCAATCTCTGCACATCACTGGAGCTGAACCACCTGCTAGAAACCAA ATCAGCCAAGTCGACCCCAATATGGACACATTGTTAATTAACAACCTCTCTGACCA ATCAATAGAAGAACCAACTGAACACATTTCACTTCACAACCGTGAAGCATCCAGTGACAGCGAACTCCTCTCTGAGCGCAGGGTCGGGCTGAATGAACCTGATTGTGTCGCACACGCTGAACACACACAGGGGGAGCAGAGGACAGAGGAAGGAGAGGACAGACACTGTGAGGAGACAGAAAGCATGAGGAGCAAAGGGaagcaaagaaagacagagagcaGATGTGATCAGAGAGGGGAACGAGGAGTAAGTGAGGTTGAAGGTACAGAAAGAGAATTTAAAAGGAGGGAAAAGAAAGACGAACGGGGTGAGTCTGCTGAGACCAACGAGTTAAGCAAAGATCACCTGGAGGAGGAGAGTTGCGTGGAGGATGAGGAAGATGTGGAGGATACAGAGGGTAGCGATGAGAGTGGAAAAGAGGACGTGTCTTTTGTAGAACGCTCCATTCAAGTGCTGGATGGTCACATTAAACTGGGCACCGTGCAGTGGAAGGGAGCTCAAGCTAAG cAAGGCAAAGATCTGACCTCGAAGCAGAGCTTTGACTCCACTTGTTCTCTCAGAAGCTACGAGATTCAAGTCACAGACAAAATGATCCAGCTCGCTGCCGAAGCTCTGAGTCGCACAGGGGTTTCCATGCACTGCAGCACGCAGGAGACAGTACGCAAAATGGCTGCTATGAAAATAGA GCACCGCATTCGTTTGGGCACCATGAAACTGTTGTTGGACCGTGGCGCTGATCCCAACGCGGCCAGGGTCCCCATGCCCGTGCTCTTTTTAGCCATTATGGCAGCTGACACCGAGAATGTGAGGAAACTGCTGCTGTGCAGAGCTCGCACTGACATCCCTCTTCCACCAGAG AGGAAAGGCCTGTATCCACTGCATGTAGCTGCAGCACTGCCGGGTTCAGCAGGTCCCAGAATCACGCAGTTGCTGCTGCACGCCATCACCGACCCAGACGTACGGGCGTGCGACCAGGACGAGATCTACGAACCAGACAGG ATTTCCACAAAGGCCACAGAAACACTAAATACCAGCCCACATCTCAAAGAAGGAGGCCGCACCGCTCTACATTTTGCCTGCCAGAGAGAAAGTGACTACAGG AATGCCAGTGAAGTGGTTGCCATCTTGCTCTCCCACAGAGCCAGTACAGACCTTCTCTGGAGTGGCCACTCACCTCTCTCCTTGGCTATAGCAAGTGGCAATGACATG GCGGTAGACGAGCTGTTGAATGGAGGTGCAGATCCCAACCTACCCCTGGGCTGGAGGGTGGGCAGCGCGCTTTGTGCCCTCACTAACATCAACTACCACCTTGTTGGCCACAGAATTAAGCTG TTGGACACGTTAACTAAGGCTGGAGCTGATATCTTGATGCCAGTTACAGTGTGTGGCATTGTGGGAACTGCAGTCGATTATGGACGCTACTCCTTCAGACAG GACTCACATATTGCTTATACTCCTTTCCACGCTCTGAGCATTCGGGAGAGAAAAATATTCGAAGCACGGCAAAAGCTGCTGAGCAAGATGGAAGACTTGATGAG GAGGCGTTTTCTCCAAGAAGGCCCTTGCCAGCAATAA